AAATGATCCGGTTAACTAAGTTCGCTCCAATATCTAAACCGACAGAGGGAAAGTTAGTTAATTCAGTATCAGTAATATGCTTGGTTTTGATGCCTGTCAGATAATCGACAGTCACAAAATTGCCTGGTTTTACCTTATCGTCGGGGTTGAGGGTAGGATAAACCTTACCTGCAATTCCAAAGGCCCGGCGATCGCCCCGCTTGATGTTAGCACCAGCAACAGAAAGGCGGGCAAACACTAAGCCTTCTGAACCCTTAGCAAAATAGCCTGTATAAGGGGAATTCTCAGTAATCCGCCAAATACCTGAGCAACAAACACCATTGGCGTGAATTAACTTATCGTAATAAGGGCGGATATCCCGTTTATCGAACATATTCCGCGCCGAATCATTGAGAAACTGTAAAAACTTGGTTATTCCTAGACCCTCATGATAAGGCAGTGGTTCACCATAAGTCCCGCTAAAACCAACTTCTTTGACTTCGTTATGGGTAGAACCGTCATACTCGAAAACATCTTTATCCGGGGTGGAAGCTTGAGGTTTGTTGAGCATAGTTAATATCAACAATGGGATTTGGAATAAGCACAAAACTGAATCAATAATCCCGAAAGTAGGATAAATGTTGGGGTAAAGAAAGAAAAAGAAAAGAACTCCAGGTGGACGGGAAAGGGTCGCTAATACGGCGTTGGGAGTGTAACGGTATGGATCATTTGCTCCAGGAATATAGAACAGCGACAGCAAAACCACTAGCAAGCCAGCAAAGGAAGTCCATACCGGGTCTTGGGTAGGTCTTTGATGCAATAATTCCAGCAACCAATTTGGTGCAAAGATCGCCGGGAAGCCGATCGCCCAGTCTTGGATAATCCCTAGCCAGACGATGCGACGAAACCAAACAGCATATTTATTCATAGCTTGGTTATAAAGTTTTCAGATATTCGATTAATGCTTGTTTATCATTGGCAGGTAAATCAGTGCCATAAATATGTCCTTGGTTACTATTACCAGGAACGCTAATATCGTATTTGAAACCTACACGTTGGGCTTCTTCTCCTTCCGAAATAAAACCGACTTTGGTTTGGTCATAGACATCAAATCCTCGGTAGAAAGATTGAGGTCGATTCTCTGGTTTTTCTAACAAGTCTTGTAGGGATGGTACTGAACCATTATGCAGATAAGGCGCTCTTAACCAAAGACCATCAAGAGAGACAGACACATAACCATTGGTCTTCCGCAACTGGCTGAAATCCCAAGGATAACCATCACCAAATTTGTTGTAAGTATCTGCTGCTTGCTGCGTCCACATATCTAGACGATGGCGGTCAGTTCCCACTTCATCAACAGGAATCACCTGACCAGTCCTTTCGCCGCCAAATGCGTGACAAGATGCACAAGTACTGCTAAAAATCTCTTTTCCTTGTGTAGCTAGTTGCTCATCAACTGCAAAGGGATATTTGGGAGGCGGTAATTCCGAAATATAATCTTCTACCCGTTGTAGATCATTTACTGGTAAAGACTTTTTAGTTGCACCGTCACCAATCGCCCCAGTTTGTACCGTTTCTCGCAGCGAAGTTTCTAAACCATCCCAATGCAGGGCAAAGTTTTGGTGTTGCTTTTCATTCCACAGAGGCATCATATCTGAATTACCAATGGTGTTATCTTTAGGCAACTTTAAGGTAGTAAACTTCACAGGGTTAAACGGGTCAATTCTACCCGGCCCCCAATTGGGACGAGAATCAGTCCAAGCAAAATCTGCTTTTTGTTGTAGTAGCCCTTTCTTTGTTTGAGGAATAATCACAAAACGATAAAGCAGGTTTTCCCACCAGGGAAACTCATGGCTATATTTGATTTCATCAAGGATATAGTCAGGTTCAAATCTGGGGTCACTAGCAGCATTACCAAGAAAGCGAATATAGCCTTGAGAATCAAATTTATTTGCAGGCCCGGCTGCAATAATTGTTGGCTTATCTTTGAGATTTTCTCGATAAGTAGCATGATGACAAACAGCACAAGTTATCCCAACTCTAGGGAAGCCAATTGTTTTTTTCGCAAAACCAACTGGTAGTTCCTTACCTTCTTCCCATGTAATTCCCAAAGAAGTATAACCGCCTGGCCCTGGTAGCTTATCGGGAAATATACGTGGCAATACTAACCAAATCCAATACGGTACACCTTGCGCCTGTTCTGTACCAATAGAACCATATTTAAAATGATCCTCTGGTAACTCATAAACTTCGCTAGGAACTTCCCGGAAAAGGTTGTACCATCCCACGTAACCCACAACCCCAAAAAGAAGGACAATAACTACAGCAATTGAGGTGATTATTTTCCCTAATTTTGACTTAAGTATTGCCATAAACTTAGGTTTCTCCTTGCTAAAGTGTCCTTCAAAGTTTTTTCATGTACTCAACAATTGCATCTTTCTCTTCAGGGGAAAGATCAACACCATACAAGTGACCGCTATTACTGTTACCATCAAGTTTTGTATCAAACTTGAAGTACTTTTTACCATTTTCTTCGGCGACATCAGAGATAAAGCCACCTTTTTCTCTATCGATAACGTCGTAGCCACGATAAAATTCTTTTGGTCTATTTTCTGGTTTTTCTAGTAAATCCCGAAGGGTGGGCACTGAACCATTATGTAAATAAGGGCCGCGTAACCAAACACCATCAAGAGGCATATTTGCATACCCATTAGTCTTACGAAAATTCTTAAACCGCCACGGATAACCTGCATACAGGGTATTTTGGTTAGAGATGGTTTCATAAGTAAATGAATCTAGCCGATGGGGGTCTGTACCAATTTCTTGAATCGGTACAACTTTGCCTGTGTACGCACCACCGAAAGCGTGACAACTAGCGCAATTACTTGTAAAAAGTGGTTTTCCTGTGGCTGCTAAAGTTTCGTTAACTTCGTAAGGATATTTTGGTGGTGGTAGTTCCCAAAGCCAATCGGCAATTCGTTGAATTCGAGGTAAATCAATAGTTGTGGGTGTAACTCCAGTCCCTAAAGCTGCGCTTTTATTACGTTCATCAACAGAAGTATTATTCCCATCCCAATGTAACTGCAATCCCTCGCGGGGTTTTTGATTCCAAACTGAGGGGAAATCAGAAGTTCCAATCAGTTCATCCTGACGCAATTTATCCATTGGGAAATGGAATTGAATTGCTTTATAAGGATTAAAAGTATCTACTCTTCCTGGCCCCCAATCTGGTTGTTTTTCAACAAAATTAAGTCGATATGCCTGATTAATTAGTGCATCTCTAGTTTGGGGAATCGCAATGAAGCGATAAAGTAATTTTTCAATGGGATTTAAACCGCCACTGATTTTTTCAATTTCTGGTAACATCCGATTAGCAGTAAAGCGCTCATCCACACCAACTGCTGATAAGAATTTGATATATCCCTGCAAGTTCAGCACATTAGCTGGCATCGTAGTAATGACTTGATGTTCGCTATTAGGGGTATTTCGCAGTGTTCCTGTATGACATACAGCACAATTCAAGCCAACTCGATTAATAAAGACTCTTCGTTGCGAAAAACCTACAGGCAAATCTTTATCAGGTTCTTTAATAAATCCCAGAGAAGTGTAGCCTTTTCCAGGTAATTTATCAGGGAATAGGTCTGGTAAAACTTTCCAAATCCAGTAAGGAATGCCATTGATGGGTTCGCTGCCAATTGAACCATATTTAAAGTGGTTTTGAATATCAGCATAATCCACTGGGGAGTTAGATAAAACAGGCCACAATAAAAATATTGCTACTGCTATAATACCCACAATCACAACCCAAATCCGCTTGAAAAATCCCTTTATTGGCGTAGAAATTAGGGTAGGGTTAGTTTGTTCAGTCATGAAACACTCCCTATATTGTCAAGATTATCTGTAAGCGAAATTGTCAACATAATTCGTAATTCGTAATTCATAATTGGGAGCATCCCAATCTTGTAAATTTACCAAGATGATAAGTTGTCATTGCGAATGGAGCAAAGCGGAATGAAGCATAAGTCCTTCGGACACGCTTCGCGAACGCAAAGTACAGATGTTGCGATTGCTTCGCTTCACTACGTTACGCTCGCAATGACAATTCATGTTTTTACACATTTGGGATGCTCCCTCACAATTGGGTTAGAGTAAAAGACATCTACAGCTAAAATCTTCATCCATAACATAATTACGAATTGTTAAGGTGATACCCATCGCTTTTTATTTAGATGAATTTGCAAACTGAGTTGGATGAAAGACTGACATTACTTCTTCCATCATCTCTTCATAGCTATTAAAGCGATCCTGCTCGTAACAACCCAAGGGATTTTCAGTTACATTCAACAGGCATTTATTGCAATAGGTACAGGGTTTATCTGCCAGGTCTTTACCTGCTTGAAAAGATTTAACTAAGTCGTTGTTAGCAATTAGAGTCCGAGCCATTGTTACGCCATCGCAATAATGTTCGTTAATTGCCTGACGAATATAAGAAGCCTGTTGTAAACCACCAGTACATAATACGGGAATATTAACGTGCTTTTTAATTTCTTTGGCATCCAGCAAATTTCTGCCTTGGTTCTCTGCTAGCAACTGCTTGATTTTGGGGTCTTTAACATCATCACCACTAAATGCTTGAGGACGCAATTGGCTTTTGACGCGGTTCCATAAAAGATTGAAAACGGGATGCAAAAATGAATTGCGAAATAAAATGTAGTTGCGTGTGGTTTCAACACCACTCGACAACATGGTGTCATAAGTTCTAGAAATGACATCAAAATTAAAATCACCAATGGGATTGAGTGGGTGAGGAAATAAGCTACCAGTTGAGACATGCACGCCATCAGCCCCAGCTTCTTCTGCCCATTTACAAACTTGGATGGAATCTTCTATGGTATTACCTGGTTTTTCCCAAAAGGTGACGGCGTTGTTATAGTCAACGGCACTAATTTTAAATTGCAAGTGAAAGTCGTTACCTACTTCTTTGCGAATTGCTCTAATTACATCTAGCAAAAACCGCGCTCGATTCTCTAATGAACCACCGTATTCATCTTGACGGTCGTTAATTCCAGAACTGAGAAATTGGTTAAAAAGATATCCATTAGCACTGTGCAATTCTACTCCATCTAAACCTGCTTCACGGGCCCGTCTAGCACCATCGGCAAAGTATTGGATTGTTTCTTTTATCTCTCCTAGTGTCATCGCTTGACACAAAAAACCGTGAAATGGCTCAGTTTGGCTGGTGGAACTTAATGCTTTTTTTCCTAAGTTTTCTACACCACCAATATCCTGCTGTCGCCCAGAATGACTTAATTGCAATATAAATTTACAGTCATATTCGTGGACTTTTTCTCCTACTTTTCGCCAAAAAGGAATGCGTTCATCACAGTCAATGGTGGCGTAATTGGGCATAATTCGTCCCCGGATAGCCACAGGAACAAAGGAGGTAATAATAGCCCCTACACCACCACGAGCAAACTTTTCTTCCCAGTTGATTCGAGCTTGGGTTCCTGAACCATCATAGTTATCCCATCGTCCTGAAATGCTAGAGCGAAATATCCGATTTTTGACTGTGAGATTACGGAATCTCAATGGTTCAAAGATAATATCGTTTTCCATCTGTTCCTCTATTTTTGTATTGTTTCGGCAATAGGATTCGGTTTTGTGAATTTTTCGCAGCACTAACAGTCTCGCCAGAGAACTGTTTTTTTAGTGTCTTTGGGAGGGCAATTTTTTATGTCTACAAATCTACAGTGGAGGTTTTCGGATGCGAACGCTAAGTATTACGTTTTCGTTACTTAGATTTGCTTACCAAGTTTCAGCATAGAGATTTATCCTTATTGGTTTTTACGGTTATATAAAGATTTTTGCAATTTGTAAACCTACGGTATTTACAGAGCAATTCTTAAAAAAAGTGAAAGTTTTCGTTTTTGTATTTATCTTCAAAGGTTAAGGCAACCTTAAAATAAGCTCCTAACAATTTGTTAAAAACTTAACCAAGTACCTATGGAATGGATATAACCATAGCAAATTGGTTATTGCATACCATTGGAAATTTACAATTTTTTAAATTTTTGGTTTAAAAATGTATAAAAGTTTATTAATGACGTTTTGCAAACTTGTGTAGTAAGTTCATATATAACGAACCTCAGTAAGGTACATTTTAAATCATCAAAATATCCCAAGATTAAATCGGGAAAATGGGAAATTAGTGATGGAGCATTAATGTGCCTCTGCAAATGTGAGGTGCAGTAGAGAAGGTTTAGGGGTTACAACCAGAGAGTTTTATGAAAAAGACAAGTCTAATTTTGAAGGGCTGTCTGCTCCTCCTGTTCGTGACTATGTTTATAGTTTGCGGCTTTTATGGAACGCCTACAGCTCTAGCCGATGAGTATAATGAAACACCTGCTTCCATAAGTACGAAGGACTCTGATACGGGTGTATCTAAATACCCTGATAACTGTGAGGGTATCGGTTATCTCCCAGAGTACACAAAGGAGAATTTGACAGATGCCGAGAAACGGGGTCGTTGTACCTGGTACTTATGGACTGGCGGTAATGGCAAGTACTATCGTGATTTAGCGAAGCGAACCCTTGGCGGTGCTGATTTGCTAAAGCTGATTGATTCCGATAAGCATGACGAGCGATTTAAGCTCTATGGTGCAATTAACGATCCTGGATGCGAAAAGTCAACAGAAAAAGATGAATACGGATTGCGGTTAGATAAATGTAAAGATCCGCTTTCAACTGGTGTTATTGGGTTGCGTAAGTTCCCCAACCCCAACTTTGACTCGGCAAAATGGAACGCTAAGGAGTATTTCAAAACCTCACAAGTTGAGCCTCCCTATTTGATTGGGCAATCTTGCGCCATTTGTCACGTAGCACTAGATCCCCTGAATCCACCCAAAGACAAGGAACATCCAAGATGGGAAAACCTTGTACCAGCATTGGGTAATCAGTACATCAAAGAAAACAAATTCTTTGGAACCAGCGTTGCGGACAATAGTTTTATTAAGCAAGTACTCGACTCTCAAAAACCTGGAACTTCTGATACTTCGCGGATTGCCACCGATCATATCAACAATCCGAATGCGATCAATGCCATTTTTAATTTAGGCGATCGCCCCAAATATCCAGAAGTCATGAACGACGGTTCAACCAAAGATGTTAATCACATTCTCAAAGATGGCGCAGACTCTACAGGAGTAGCAAACGCCTCACTCCGCGTCTACGTCAATATTGGGATGTGCGGCGATTACTGGACAAGTCTCCATGAGCCTTTATTAGGCAGAACTCCCCAAAAACCTTTTGATATCCAAAAGGCGCGCAAGGACTGCGAAGACTGGAGACAAACAGAAGCACGCATGGCTGATGCAGAAGCATTCTTAAAAACCATCAAGCCAATGCACCTGAAAGATGCACCAGATGGTGAAGAATTCTTAACGAAAGATGAAGAAGTTCTCAAACGTGGCAAGCTGGTTTTTGCCAGCACTTGTGCTAGTTGTCATTCCAGCAAAAAGCCACCTGCTGCGATCGCTGCTGACCCCGAACAGGCTCAAAAATGGTACGAAGAATCTGTACTCAGTAGTAATTTTCTCGACCACAATTTCTTGTCCGATGACCAGCGTTATCCAGTTACACTAATTGGGACTAATGCGGCGCGATCGCTAGGAACAAATGCCACTAAGGGGCATATTTGGGATCAGTTCTCGTCGAAAACCTACAAAGAACTACCATCACCAGGTACTTTGACGCTGTACAACCCCATTGATGAGAAGAAACCCATTGAATTTAAGATACCGGACGGCGGTTTGGGATATTATCGCACACCTTCGTTAGTGAGTATTTGGGCAACCGCACCACTTCTACACAACAACACACTAGGACTTTACAACGAAGATCCTTCTGTGAAAGGACGTGTAGAAGCCTATAGCGATGCGATGGAAAAGCTGCTGTGGCCCCAAAAGCGTGAAGGAATTATCAGCAGGACAGATCGAGATAGCAAATTAGAGCTTCCTCCAGGCGATCCGAATCCGAGATTTAG
This genomic interval from Nostoc sp. KVJ3 contains the following:
- a CDS encoding cytochrome c — encoded protein: MAILKSKLGKIITSIAVVIVLLFGVVGYVGWYNLFREVPSEVYELPEDHFKYGSIGTEQAQGVPYWIWLVLPRIFPDKLPGPGGYTSLGITWEEGKELPVGFAKKTIGFPRVGITCAVCHHATYRENLKDKPTIIAAGPANKFDSQGYIRFLGNAASDPRFEPDYILDEIKYSHEFPWWENLLYRFVIIPQTKKGLLQQKADFAWTDSRPNWGPGRIDPFNPVKFTTLKLPKDNTIGNSDMMPLWNEKQHQNFALHWDGLETSLRETVQTGAIGDGATKKSLPVNDLQRVEDYISELPPPKYPFAVDEQLATQGKEIFSSTCASCHAFGGERTGQVIPVDEVGTDRHRLDMWTQQAADTYNKFGDGYPWDFSQLRKTNGYVSVSLDGLWLRAPYLHNGSVPSLQDLLEKPENRPQSFYRGFDVYDQTKVGFISEGEEAQRVGFKYDISVPGNSNQGHIYGTDLPANDKQALIEYLKTL
- a CDS encoding cytochrome c; this translates as MTEQTNPTLISTPIKGFFKRIWVVIVGIIAVAIFLLWPVLSNSPVDYADIQNHFKYGSIGSEPINGIPYWIWKVLPDLFPDKLPGKGYTSLGFIKEPDKDLPVGFSQRRVFINRVGLNCAVCHTGTLRNTPNSEHQVITTMPANVLNLQGYIKFLSAVGVDERFTANRMLPEIEKISGGLNPIEKLLYRFIAIPQTRDALINQAYRLNFVEKQPDWGPGRVDTFNPYKAIQFHFPMDKLRQDELIGTSDFPSVWNQKPREGLQLHWDGNNTSVDERNKSAALGTGVTPTTIDLPRIQRIADWLWELPPPKYPYEVNETLAATGKPLFTSNCASCHAFGGAYTGKVVPIQEIGTDPHRLDSFTYETISNQNTLYAGYPWRFKNFRKTNGYANMPLDGVWLRGPYLHNGSVPTLRDLLEKPENRPKEFYRGYDVIDREKGGFISDVAEENGKKYFKFDTKLDGNSNSGHLYGVDLSPEEKDAIVEYMKKL
- a CDS encoding NADH:flavin oxidoreductase, whose amino-acid sequence is MENDIIFEPLRFRNLTVKNRIFRSSISGRWDNYDGSGTQARINWEEKFARGGVGAIITSFVPVAIRGRIMPNYATIDCDERIPFWRKVGEKVHEYDCKFILQLSHSGRQQDIGGVENLGKKALSSTSQTEPFHGFLCQAMTLGEIKETIQYFADGARRAREAGLDGVELHSANGYLFNQFLSSGINDRQDEYGGSLENRARFLLDVIRAIRKEVGNDFHLQFKISAVDYNNAVTFWEKPGNTIEDSIQVCKWAEEAGADGVHVSTGSLFPHPLNPIGDFNFDVISRTYDTMLSSGVETTRNYILFRNSFLHPVFNLLWNRVKSQLRPQAFSGDDVKDPKIKQLLAENQGRNLLDAKEIKKHVNIPVLCTGGLQQASYIRQAINEHYCDGVTMARTLIANNDLVKSFQAGKDLADKPCTYCNKCLLNVTENPLGCYEQDRFNSYEEMMEEVMSVFHPTQFANSSK